The sequence AGAGCAGATCATTATCGAAGAGAAGCAGGCTAACATCGTTAACCGCGCTATCGAACGTAAAAAACGCATCTGTGCCGTTGGTACTACTTCTATGCGCGCTATCGAATCGGCGGTATCGGCTAACCGTACCCTTAAACCGGTAAACGACTGGACCAGCAAGTTCATCTTCCCTCCGTACGATTTCAGCATCGCCAACTCGATGATCACCAACTTCCACACGCCAGAATCGACCCTGTTAATGATGATCTGCGCGTTTGGCGGTTACGAACATGTAATGAATGCTTACGAGATAGCTATTAAAGAGAAATACCGTTTCTACAGCTATGGCGATGCCATGCTGATCATCTAATATTAGATTTGAGACGTTAGATTCGAGATGTGGGATTGGGAAACCGATCTCACATTTTTTGTTTATAACTAAACCACTTTTAAGGTTTTGATCCGTTGAAAATGTTTTTTGTTGAGGGTTGCTATTGGTAAACGTTCAACAAGGCACGTAGCGGCAATAAAGATATCCCTAAACTCAATCAACTTGTTCTCTGCTTTTAGTTGCAAAAAGATCTCCGCGGCTTTTACAGCGATATCTTCGGTGAAAGAAAGTATGGTTAGATTCTTTAACAATGTATCTATCTCGCTGCGTTTTACGGGAGTATTGGCGCCTAAATAAAGTTCATAAACTGAAACCGCCGATATAAAAAGGTCGCTATTGTCAGAGAGTTGATAAAATGTAGTTGAGCTTTTGTTTTTTGCCCGAAGGTGTTCAATAAAAATACTGGTATCGATTACCATTTTTCTGAACCTAAGTTTTGAAAATGATTTTTTGCGTCTTCAATCGGCTTTAAGTCATCGTCAGACCAAACAGATACTTCAAGTAAATTTTTCTTCAGATCAGATAATTTTTCAGTCTTTTCTTGTTTAAAAGATACCCCAAGCTCTTTCAGCAATTGCTTTACCAGTGCACTTTTATTTTCCGGGATATTGATCATTAACCGTTCCATATAACAAAAATACTAAATAATAAACTTCAAATTATTTAATACAGGTCAATTTAAATACCAGAATTTATAATTTAGCCATGTATGTCTCATATCTCAAATCCATCATCTCATATCTCCGCATACGCCATCATCGTCGCCGGTGGTTCCGGTTCCCGGATGCAGTCGGTAGTGCCTAAGCAATTCCTTCTGTTAAACGGCCGCCCGGTGCTGATGTATACCATTGAGGCTTTTGCAAGATCGGCCTACCAGCCGGAAATCATTGTGGTGATGCACCCCAATTACCACATCTACTGGCAGGAATTATGCGCCGAACATAGCTTTACCATTCCACATCAAATAATCAGCGGCGGCGATACCCGCTTTCATTCCGTAAAAAATGGTTTGGAGCTGGTAGCAGATGACAGTCTTGTTGCCGTGCAGGATGCCGTAAGGCCCATTACCAGTACCGAAATTATAGACAATGCCTATACCCAGGCTGCCGAATACGGCAACGCCGTAGTAGCCGTAAAAAGCCGCGACTCCATCCGCAGCCTTCGCAACGGTGTATCGCAAAGCTTGCTGCGCGATGAGATATACCTGGTACAAACCCCGCAAACTTTCAAGTCGGGTTTATTGAAGAAGGCCTACCTGCAGCCTTTTAACGATGGCTTTACCGATGATGCCAGCG comes from Mucilaginibacter mali and encodes:
- a CDS encoding type II toxin-antitoxin system VapC family toxin, which produces MVIDTSIFIEHLRAKNKSSTTFYQLSDNSDLFISAVSVYELYLGANTPVKRSEIDTLLKNLTILSFTEDIAVKAAEIFLQLKAENKLIEFRDIFIAATCLVERLPIATLNKKHFQRIKTLKVV
- a CDS encoding 2-C-methyl-D-erythritol 4-phosphate cytidylyltransferase codes for the protein MSHISNPSSHISAYAIIVAGGSGSRMQSVVPKQFLLLNGRPVLMYTIEAFARSAYQPEIIVVMHPNYHIYWQELCAEHSFTIPHQIISGGDTRFHSVKNGLELVADDSLVAVQDAVRPITSTEIIDNAYTQAAEYGNAVVAVKSRDSIRSLRNGVSQSLLRDEIYLVQTPQTFKSGLLKKAYLQPFNDGFTDDASVVEKDGHMIHICDGDYQNIKITFPEDIAIAELLLKKQRHSER